From the genome of Amycolatopsis granulosa:
CAGCTCACCGAGGAGCACCGCGAGGTGCCCGGGATCATCACCAAGCAGCTGCCGATCAAGCCCAACTCGCCGTTCGACGGCCGCACCCTCGGCGACACCGCGATGCGCACCCGGACCGGCGTGTCCGTGGTCGCCGTGATGCGCGCCGGCCAGGTGCACCCCTCCCCCGCCCCGGATTTCACGTTCACCGCCGGGGACGTCCTGGTCGCGGTCGGCACGTCGGAAGGGCTGGAGGGCGCCCTCAAGATCCTGAAGAACGGCTGAGCCCTTGGACCACACCGCACTGTCCCTGATCGAACTCGGTGCCGTCTTCTTCGCGCTCGGCGTCCTCGGACGCCTGGCCGGCAAGATCGGCATGTCTCCCATCCCGCTCTACCTGCTGGGCGGCCTCGCCTTCGGGCAGGGCGGCCTCGTCCCGCTGCCGGACATCGGCGGCTTCACGCACCTGGCCAGCGAGATCGGCGTCGTGCTGCTGCTGTTGCTGCTGGGGCTGGAGTACTCCGCGGCGGAACTGTTCACCGGGCTGAAACGCTCGTGGATGGCCGGCCTGCTGGACATCGTGCTCAACGCCGCGCCCGGCGCCGCGGTGGCCCTGCTGCTCGGGTGGGGCCCGATCGGCGCGATCGTGATGGCCGGCGTCACCTACATCTCCTCGTCGGGGATCATCGCGAAGGTGCTCGGCGACCTGGGCCGGCTCGGTAACCGGGAAACGCCGGTGGTGCTGTCGATCCTGGTGTTCGAGGACCTGGCGATGGCGCTGTACCTGCCGATCCTCACCGCGCTGCTGGGCGGGGTGAGCTTCTTCGGCGGCCTGGAGGCCGTCGGCATCTCACTGCTGGTGATCACCGTGGTCCTGGTGATCGCCCTGCGCTACGGCCGGTACGTGTCGGCGATCGTCGACTCCGACGATCGGGAGGTGTTCCTGCTCAAGGTGCTCGGCGCGGCGCTGCTGGTCGCCGGGCTGGCCTCGGCCATGCAGGTGTCCGCGGCGGTGGGCGCGTTCCTGCTCGGCATCGCGGTGTCGGGCTCGACGGCGCACAACGCGACGCGGTTGCTGGAGCCGCTGCGCGACCTGTTCGCGGCGGTGTTCTTCGTGGTGTTCGGGCTCAACACCAGCCCGGCGTCGATCCCGCCGGTGCTCGGCTGGGCGGTGCTGCTGGCCGTGGTGACGACGCTGACGAAGGTCGCGACCGGCTGGTGGGCCGCGCGCCGGCAGGGTGTGGGCAAGCTGGGCCGCGCCCGGGCCGGTGCGGCGCTGGTGGCGCGCGGCGAGTTCTCGATCGTCATCGCGGGACTGGCCGTCTCGGCCGGGGCGGTGGTGGGCGAGCTGGCCGCGCTGGCCACCGCGTACGTGTTGCTCATGGCGGTCTTCGGGCCGATCACCGCCCGGGTGGTCGAGCCCCTGGCGCGGGGCCTCCAGCGGCGCCGCGGGCACGGTCACGAACCAGCCACGTCGAGCGTGAGCTGACCTGCCCCGGCCGGCGACAGAGTGGTCGCCGGTCCTTCCTGCCCGCCACTCGCGCGATGCGGCACCGGCCACGGCCGGCCGGCAAGGCAAGCCGATCTGGTATCGCGACCCCTGACGCTCACCGGCCGACACGGCGCCCGGAGTGGCGAACACGCCGGGTCAGGGCAGGACCGAGCGCACCGCGTCCTCCGAGCGGCCGACGACGGTGGTGCCGTCGTCCGCGGTGATGATGGGGCGCTGGATCAGTGCGGGGTGCTCCGCCAGCGCCGTGAGCCAGCGGTCCCGGTTCGCCGCGTCGCGGGGCCAGTCCCTGATCCCGAGCTCGGCCGCCTCCGGCTCCTGCAGGCGCGCGATGTCCCACGGGTCCAGGCCCAGACGCTGGAGCACCGCGTCCAGTTCGGTCACCGTCGGCGGCTCGTCCAGGTAGCGCCGCACCTGGTAGGACACCCCCGCCTCGTCCAGGATGGACAGCGCCGAGCGGCACTTCGAGCACCGCGGGTTGACCCAGATCTCCATCATGCACCTTCCGCCAACGTCGCCAGTACCTGCTCGCCGTACCGCGCGAGCTTGTTCTCCCCCACGCCGCTCACCCCGGCCAGCTCGTCCAAAGTAGACGGCTGTTCGGTGGCGATCTGCCGCAGGGTGGAGTCGCTGAACACGATGTACGCGGGCACGCCCTGGTTCTTGGCCTCCTCGGACCGCCAGGCCCGCAGCCGCTCGAACACCGGGCGCGCGTCCGCCGGCAGCTCGGCCGCCGGTTTGCGTTTCGCCGCCGCCGCGGCCCGGGCGGCACGCTGGGGTTCGCGGCGCATCCGCACCTCCCGGCGCCGCCCCAGCACCTCCCCGCTGGCCTCGGTCAGCAGCAGTGTCCCGTAGTCGCCCTCGACCGCGAGCAAACCCTGGGCGAGCAGCTGCCGCACCACGCCGCGCCACTCGCTTTCGGACAGTTCCGTGCCGACCCCGAACACGGTCAGCTGGTCGTGCCGGTGCTGCGCCACCTTCGGCGTCTGCTTGCCGAGCAGGATGTCGATGATCTGCCCGGCGCCGAACTTCTGGCCACGCTCGTGCTGCAGGCGGTAGACGGTGGACAGCAGCTTCTGCGCCGCGATCGTGCCGTCCCACGACTCCGGCGGCGTCAGGCAGGTGTCGCAGTTGCCGCACGGCTTCCCGGGCTGGCCGAAGTAGTTGAGCAGCTGCGCCCGGCGGCACTCGACCGTCTCGCACAGGGCCAGCATCGCGTCCAGGTGCTGGGACAGCCGCCGGCGGTGCGCGTCGTCGCCCTCGGAGGTCTGGATCATCCGGCGCTGCTGCACGACGTCGGCCAGCCCGTAGGCCAGCCACGCCGTGGAGGGCAGCCCGTCACGGCCCGCACGACCGGTCTCCTGGTAGTAACCCTCGACGGACTTGGGCAGGTCCAGGTGCGCGACGAAGCGCACGTCCGGCTTGTCGATACCCATCCCGAACGCGATCGTCGCGACCACGATCAGCCCGTCCTCACGCAGGAACCGCGCCTGGTTGCGCGCCCTGGTGCGGCCGTCCAGGCCCGCGTGGTACGGCACGGCGCTGATCCCGTTGGCCACCAGGAACTCCGCCGTCTTTTCCACGGAGTTGCGGGACAGGCAGTACACGATGCCCGCGTCGCCGGGGTGCTCGCTGCGGATCAGGTCGAGCAGCTGCTTCTTCGGCTCGGCCTTGGGCACGATGCGGTACTGGATGTTGGGCCGGTCGAAGCTCGCCACGAACTGGCGCGCCTGGGCGAGGTTCAGCCGGGAGACGATCTCGGCGTGCGTGGCCTTGGTGGCGGTGGCGGTCAGCGCGATGCGCGGCACGTCCGGCCAGCGCTCGTGCAGCTCCGACAGGCCCAGGTAGTCGGGCCGGAAGTCGTGGCCCCACTGGGACACGCAGTGCGCCTCGTCGATGGCGAACAGCGCGACCTCACCGCGGTCCAGCAACGTGCGCGTCGACTCCATGGACAGCCGTTCCGGCGCCAGGTACAGCAGATCCAGCTCACCCGCGACGAACGCCGCCTCGACCTCGCGGCGCTGCTCGTAATCCTGGGAGGAGTTGAGGAACCCGGCCCGCACCCCGACGGCCAGCAGCGCGTCCACCTGGTCCTGCATCAGCGCGATCAACGGCGAGATCACCACACCGGTGCCCGCGCGGACCAGCGACGGGATCTGGTAGCACAGGGACTTCCCGCCGCCGGTCGGCATCAGCACGACCGCGTCGCCGCCGCCGATCACGTGCTCGACGATCGCTTCCTGGTCACCGCGGAAGGAGTCGTAACCGAAGACGCGCCGCAGGACCTGCAGGGCGTCACTCACCGGGACGGTGTCAGCGGAAGCCACCCCGCGATCCTAGGGGCTCGCCGCGGCAGCCGGACGGCGCCACACGAGATGCACCCGCGCTACAGGCCGACCCGCCGGTAGAGGCCGCCGACCTCGTCCCGGTTGAGCTTGCGGATCGTGCCCGGCTTGCCGTTGCCCAGCTGGACGTCCCCGATCGCCGTGCGCACCAGTTTGCGCACCGGGAAGCCGACCTCGGCCAGCAGACGCCGCACGATGTGCTTGCGGCCCTCGTGCAGCACGATCTCCAGCAGGCTGCGGCCGCCCATGCTGTCCTTGACGCGGAACGCGTCGACGCGGACCGGACCGTCCTCCAGCTCGATGCCGGCCCTGAGCTCCTTGCCCAGGCCGCGCGGCACCTTGCCGTCGACCTCGGCCAGGTAGGTCTTGGGCACGTGGTAGGACGGGTGCATCAGCCGGTGGGCGAGGTCGCCGTCGTTGGTGAGCAGCAGCAGGCCCTCGGTGTCGGCGTCGAGGCGGCCGACGTGGAAGAGGCGTTCGCTGCGGTCTCGGACGTAGTCACCGACGCACGGGCGGCCCTGGTCGTCGTACATCGTGGTGTGCACGCCGCGGGGCTTGTTCAGCGCCAGGTGCACCAGGTCCTCGCGCAGGATGACCCGGGTGCCGTCGACGTGGATCACGGCGCGGTCGGGGTCCACGCGGCGGCCCAGCTCGCGCACGACCGCGCCGTCCACGCTGACGCGGCCCTGCACGATCAGGTCTTCGGCGGCGCGGCGGGAGGCCACACCGGCCTTGGCGAGCACCTTCTGCAGGCGCACGCCCTCGGCTTCGGGCTCAGATGTCATCGATGGAGTCCACTTCCGGCAACAGGGGGGCGATCGGGGGCAGGTCGGTCAGTGACGACAGCCCCAGTCGCTCGAGGAACAGTTCGGTCGTCACGTACAGGGTGCCACCCGTCTCCGGGTCGGCGCCGCTCTCCGCGATGAGCCCGCGGGCGACCAGGGTGCGGATCACACCGTCGACGTTGACACCGCGGACGGCCGCGACGCGCGAGCGGGTGACCGGCTGCCGGTAGGCGATCACCGCCAGGGTCTCCAGCGCGGCCCTGGTGAGCTTGGCGCGTTGCCCGTCCAGCAGGAGCTTCTCGACGAACGGCGCGTAGGTGTCGCGGGTGTAGAGGCGCCACCCCTCGCCGGCCCGCCGCAGGTCGATGCCGCTGCGGCGCTCGGCGAGCTCGGCCGACATGACCTGCAGCGTCTGGGTGACGCGTGCCTCGGGCTGGTTCAGCGCACCGGCCAGCGCCTGTTCGCTCACCGGCGAGTCGACGACCAGCAGCAGGGCTTCCAGTGCCGCGGCCAGCGCGGAGTGCTCGGTGAGGTCCGGCAGCCCGTCCCCCACCGCGACGAGTTCGTCGTCCTCGTCGGGTTCGTCCGCCGGCTGCTCCTCGGCGGGAGGTTCCGCCGCGACGGGCACCTCCGGCGCGCGGGAATCGCCCACCGCGGGTTCCGTCGTCGGCACCTCGGGCTCGGCCCCGGGCTCCTGTTCGGGATTCACCCGTACTCCTCTTCCTCGACGCGGGCGCGGTCCTGCTCGGCGGCGGCCGTCGCCTCCTCGACCGATCCGCCGGTCCACCGCACCCGCAGCACCGTCAACGGCTCGTCCTGCTCGAACTGCACGCTCGACTCGCGGTAGAGCTCCAGCAGCGCCAGGAACCGGGCCACCACCTCGACCGTGTGCTCGCAGTCCTCGACCAGCTCGGTGAACGTCGCGTCGCCGCGCTCGGCCAGCTTCAGCCGCAGCAGCGCCGCGTGCTCGCGCACAGACACCCGGTGCGCGTGGATGTGGTCCAGCGACACCGTGGGCGGCGGCTTGGGCCGGAACACCGCCAGCGCGATCTCCGCGAACTTCGCCACGTCCACCCCGAGCATCACCTCGGGCAGCAACCCGATGTAGCGCTCCTCCAGCGACACCGATCGC
Proteins encoded in this window:
- a CDS encoding TrkA C-terminal domain-containing protein; its protein translation is MNVEVTPLPGIGVRKDFATRNGRRIGVVTHRDGQIELIVSKSDDPDACLASLPLTADEAGALANLLGAPQLVAQLTEEHREVPGIITKQLPIKPNSPFDGRTLGDTAMRTRTGVSVVAVMRAGQVHPSPAPDFTFTAGDVLVAVGTSEGLEGALKILKNG
- a CDS encoding cation:proton antiporter, with amino-acid sequence MDHTALSLIELGAVFFALGVLGRLAGKIGMSPIPLYLLGGLAFGQGGLVPLPDIGGFTHLASEIGVVLLLLLLGLEYSAAELFTGLKRSWMAGLLDIVLNAAPGAAVALLLGWGPIGAIVMAGVTYISSSGIIAKVLGDLGRLGNRETPVVLSILVFEDLAMALYLPILTALLGGVSFFGGLEAVGISLLVITVVLVIALRYGRYVSAIVDSDDREVFLLKVLGAALLVAGLASAMQVSAAVGAFLLGIAVSGSTAHNATRLLEPLRDLFAAVFFVVFGLNTSPASIPPVLGWAVLLAVVTTLTKVATGWWAARRQGVGKLGRARAGAALVARGEFSIVIAGLAVSAGAVVGELAALATAYVLLMAVFGPITARVVEPLARGLQRRRGHGHEPATSSVS
- a CDS encoding arsenate reductase family protein, which encodes MEIWVNPRCSKCRSALSILDEAGVSYQVRRYLDEPPTVTELDAVLQRLGLDPWDIARLQEPEAAELGIRDWPRDAANRDRWLTALAEHPALIQRPIITADDGTTVVGRSEDAVRSVLP
- the recQ gene encoding DNA helicase RecQ, yielding MASADTVPVSDALQVLRRVFGYDSFRGDQEAIVEHVIGGGDAVVLMPTGGGKSLCYQIPSLVRAGTGVVISPLIALMQDQVDALLAVGVRAGFLNSSQDYEQRREVEAAFVAGELDLLYLAPERLSMESTRTLLDRGEVALFAIDEAHCVSQWGHDFRPDYLGLSELHERWPDVPRIALTATATKATHAEIVSRLNLAQARQFVASFDRPNIQYRIVPKAEPKKQLLDLIRSEHPGDAGIVYCLSRNSVEKTAEFLVANGISAVPYHAGLDGRTRARNQARFLREDGLIVVATIAFGMGIDKPDVRFVAHLDLPKSVEGYYQETGRAGRDGLPSTAWLAYGLADVVQQRRMIQTSEGDDAHRRRLSQHLDAMLALCETVECRRAQLLNYFGQPGKPCGNCDTCLTPPESWDGTIAAQKLLSTVYRLQHERGQKFGAGQIIDILLGKQTPKVAQHRHDQLTVFGVGTELSESEWRGVVRQLLAQGLLAVEGDYGTLLLTEASGEVLGRRREVRMRREPQRAARAAAAAKRKPAAELPADARPVFERLRAWRSEEAKNQGVPAYIVFSDSTLRQIATEQPSTLDELAGVSGVGENKLARYGEQVLATLAEGA
- a CDS encoding pseudouridine synthase, yielding MTSEPEAEGVRLQKVLAKAGVASRRAAEDLIVQGRVSVDGAVVRELGRRVDPDRAVIHVDGTRVILREDLVHLALNKPRGVHTTMYDDQGRPCVGDYVRDRSERLFHVGRLDADTEGLLLLTNDGDLAHRLMHPSYHVPKTYLAEVDGKVPRGLGKELRAGIELEDGPVRVDAFRVKDSMGGRSLLEIVLHEGRKHIVRRLLAEVGFPVRKLVRTAIGDVQLGNGKPGTIRKLNRDEVGGLYRRVGL
- the scpB gene encoding SMC-Scp complex subunit ScpB — encoded protein: MNPEQEPGAEPEVPTTEPAVGDSRAPEVPVAAEPPAEEQPADEPDEDDELVAVGDGLPDLTEHSALAAALEALLLVVDSPVSEQALAGALNQPEARVTQTLQVMSAELAERRSGIDLRRAGEGWRLYTRDTYAPFVEKLLLDGQRAKLTRAALETLAVIAYRQPVTRSRVAAVRGVNVDGVIRTLVARGLIAESGADPETGGTLYVTTELFLERLGLSSLTDLPPIAPLLPEVDSIDDI